TACGTTCTGATCCTTAAAAAGGATTCCGATCAAAATACCTAACACCCCAAAGGCGACCGTGGCCCTTCGTGCAACTCTTACCTGTTCCGCTTCCGTCGCGTCCCCTTCTTTCATCACGCTCACAAAAATATCATGGGAGATCGTGGAAGCCGCCGCTAAAGTCAAACCCGCGACAACGGCAAGAATCGTCGCAAACGCGACCGCCGCGATAAAACCCATCAAGATCGTTCCTCCGAGAAGTTCGGATAACAAAGCCGCCGCCATATTTCCTCCCTTATCCACGCTCGCAATCGGTTCCCTTCCGATCAAAACAGCGGCGGAAAAACCGACGATCGGGATAATCAAATAAAAATATCCGATAAAGGTCGTCGCATACGCCACGGACTTCCGCGCTTCTTTCGCATCGGGCACCGTATAAAAGCGCATTAGAATATGAGGAAGTCCTAATAAACCCAACATCAAGGCCAATCCCAAGGAAACCGCATCCAGAGGATTGGAAACAAGACCTCCCGGCTCCAAGGCCGCGCTTCCGAACTTTTTATCGACGGCGCCGTATAGATTCTCCAAGCTGAAACCGAATTGAGCGAGTGCAAGAATGGTGAGTAACGTAACACCGGACAAAAGTAGGCAGGCTTTGATGATCTGAACCCAAGTGGTCGCGATCATTCCACCGAACAAAACGTAAAGGAGCATCACGATCCCAACGATAACGACCGCGACTTCGTAAGGAAGACCGAACATCAGATTAATAAGTTTACCCGAACCCACGATCTGAGCGATCGAGTAAGTGAGCGTCACCAAAATTCCGCCTATCGCCGCGGCGATCCGGATCGGCTTTTGTCTCAATCGAAACGCGACCACATCCGCAAACGTAAACTTACCGAGATTACGAAGCGGTTCCGCGACGAGAAACATCAGAGCCGGCCAACCTACTAGCCAACCGAC
This Leptospira stimsonii DNA region includes the following protein-coding sequences:
- a CDS encoding sodium:solute symporter family transporter, which produces MNSQLGQPNFLSILFFLIFVVLTLGITYWAARKTKTSSEFYAAGRSITGFQNGLALSGDFMSAASFLGISGMVALKGYDGMLYAVGWLVGWPALMFLVAEPLRNLGKFTFADVVAFRLRQKPIRIAAAIGGILVTLTYSIAQIVGSGKLINLMFGLPYEVAVVIVGIVMLLYVLFGGMIATTWVQIIKACLLLSGVTLLTILALAQFGFSLENLYGAVDKKFGSAALEPGGLVSNPLDAVSLGLALMLGLLGLPHILMRFYTVPDAKEARKSVAYATTFIGYFYLIIPIVGFSAAVLIGREPIASVDKGGNMAAALLSELLGGTILMGFIAAVAFATILAVVAGLTLAAASTISHDIFVSVMKEGDATEAEQVRVARRATVAFGVLGILIGILFKDQNVAFLVGLAFAIAASGNFPALFLSIVWKNFSTIGGVVSILTGSVSAIVLIVLSPTVWVDVFGFKTAIFPLKNPAIFSMALSFLSAVCFSKLYPEKSAQEKYESEKIRTYLGIGAE